The Jaculus jaculus isolate mJacJac1 chromosome 1, mJacJac1.mat.Y.cur, whole genome shotgun sequence nucleotide sequence GTGGGTTTGTGATCTTGCCATTTCATACTGAGCATCAAGGTTTCTAAAAATTTCTTCCTGTTGCTTCAAAGTCTTATAACTTTCTtcatcaactgagctacatccagcTTCATCTTTACTCTTAATACCCATTAATTTCCTAAATTTGACATTTTGGTCCTTGTTTCCAAAATTCAGTTTTTCCCATATTTCAGCAGACTGAGATTTGTTGCCTTCTTTCTTGCCTTGCCAAAGCATTTTCCGTTTTTTCTCTTGTTCAGCAAATTTCATTGGGTTCACAGCTGCTGGGTTATAGTAGCTGGGCACAGCTATTCCTGTCTCTGCCAGTGCCTTAGCTTGCAGGGCTGCCATTTGAGCTGCCATAGCTATCTGAGGAGTCACTTGTGTTCCAGATGCCAACAGGGCGGCAACATTGAGTACAGAACCTCCAGTGGCTGCAGCGGCTGCAGCCAtttcttgttgcttttgtttttcaaccaTTTCTTTTTCTCGCTGTTCTTGCAAtttcttctccctttccaatCTCCTAGCCAAAGCTTCCTGAGCATTCATTGCTGTGTTTCTGCCTCGGAAGGGAGGTGGACTAGGAGTCCGGCTTAAACTTCTGCTAAATCTTCTTGGTTTTTcaattctcttctttctatctccacTTCGACTTCTTGTCCTACTCCTGCTTCTAGTCCTATGCCTGTGCCTTGATCTTGAGCGGGAACGAGATCGGATCCCCCGTTTTCTTTCCCTGCTCCTGGATCTTGACTTCTTCCTATCCCTGCTTCTGGATCgagacttctttctctctctactcctGGACCGTGACTTCTTCTGTTCTCTGCTTCTACTATGATGATGCCTTTCACGGGATCTAGACCTTGAGTGACTTCTGCCTCGTGATGACTTTCTTTCTTTGCGTTTGTGCCTGTCCTCACCATTTTCAGACGAATTTAGTCGCTCTCTTCCTTTATCAGAAAAatgttctgtgtcattatgttccTCAGATCTGTGTCTCTTAGAGGATTTATCTTTGGATTCATGTCTTCTTGCCTGTTTTAAGAAGAAGTTGGTTCTTATGGAGTAGGTTTATTATTTTGCTATCTGAGTCTGCAGCATCTTCAGTTCAGTCTGTTCGCGCATTAGCACGCTCTTTGCTTCTGCTCCGGCTCCTGTGTTTTCTTCCTTCATTATCAGACTTTCGTTTTTTTTCCCTTGACCTTGATCGTGATCTTGAATAATGATGTTTTGAAGCTCTAGGAGAAATGGATACATCTGATTgctctttattcttttctctaTCTGGAGATGTCTTTTCTGGGGCTAGTCCATCTCGTTCTGTATCAGTAGCCGCCATAGTCTAGAGTCCTGGCTGCTAAAGCGGCGCCTCCACTTGCCGCGCTCTACAGTACCGGCCGCCACGAAGCTTCGCCACAGACTAAaattatatagttttaaaaatagctttaccCTTTAAAAAGTTAGtcattaattaaaatacaaagatagagctggggagattactcagtggttaaatgtacttgcctgcaaagcctaacagcctggattcaatttcccagtacccatgtgaagtcatATGCACAGAGATGTCcatgtttttggagttcatttgtaatggcaagaagccctgatacactcattctcattctctccctccttgcgaataaataaaattgtaaaggTAGAGATGGGAATGTAAGAATTTTCATAggtctaaaatattttatgttttatttcaaatatgaTGAAAAATATATCCATTACTTTTTGGTAAATGGTAGCAATTGTTAGTTTGGTTTCTAGCAACCTCATTAATATTAAGTTAGCTCTGTCATGTTTATTTAGAGATGTTTGAATAAACTTAAAGTCTTTAGTTTTAATCTCTTAATGATGACAAGCATGTTAGCTAAGATATGTTTAAAAGCATGAGATTCCATGGCAGACTGACACTTTAGCCTGCATCATTTGTCCTCTGCTCATTCACCCTcctgtcttcttttccttctataaaaatatttttgtttattgatttgcaacACAAAGATACAGAGAGTAGCAGAGGTTTCTAAGTGAACACCAGTTCCAGAATCTGTAATTGTGCTGACCCCACAGCTATCCTTTGTTTCATGAATGTAGTTGTATGACTGTGGGAATTGTACATGGAGTTTTGTTTCTGGGATGATGGGTGGTATGGATATAGGGACAAGCAGGTAAACTGTGGCACTGTCCCTTCATAACAACATTGCTTCAGTGGTAAAGGATGGACTTTCTTAGGTCAGCCATTCATATGTTGTGCCAGGTGGATTGAAAAGATGAATATGTATATAGTATTACTGCAGTATACTATTATTAAAATCTAGATGGAAACAAGTGAACATTCTGGGGTTAAGTTAAGGAAAGCTTATTAAAGTAAGAACTAAACAAGGTATATACTGCTCTGACAACTTTTttcaactatatttttatttattttatttgcaaggagaaagaaaatgggggagagaattggcatgccaaagcctcttgccacggcaagtgaactccagatgcatgtgctttgtgtgggtactggggaatcgaacccagactgtcaggctttgcaagcaaggaccttagcTGATGAACCATCTCTTCGTCCTTCTAATAGATTCTTTGCAAATCTAAACTACACAGATTAAAAGTAAATGACAGGATATGGGGTGCAGTGTGGTTGTATAGCATTAACCTACCATATTCAAGGCTTCTATCCCCATcactaaaatagttttaaaagtgatacagagagagccgggcatggtggcacgtgcctttaatcccagcactcgggaggcagaggtaggtggatcactgtgagttcaatgccatcctgagaatgcatagtgagttccaggtcagcctggactagagtgagaccatacctcaaaaaatttttttaaaaaagtgacatagagagaaagtaTGTGTTACACATAAAATAGAGAGcattagtaaataaatacatcttcTAGTTCAGTAAGAATAGAATACCCTGATAGGAAAAAAGGCAATAAAATGAGGTCAAGTTTTCTGCAGAATATTTTGACAATGTGAACCAAAACCTTTGTGTAAAAATGCATGACCTTTGATACAGTACATAAGATATTACTGGAAAGAAATAATTGGAAAATATAGAAAGATATTTATAAAAggatgatggtgttggtgctgtTTATAATTTCCTAGAAATAAAGGATTCAAGTATCTCTATATAGAATATTATGCAGCTGTTAAAAATGAGATAATGTGCTTGTTGATGTagcctcatgtgtgtgtgcatgtgcagactTCTGGGAAGAGATTGAAGCTGATTAGTCTTCATACTTTTGTGCACCTTCAAATTACTTTAATAGGATACATTTATaatcaaaatgtaaaacaaaGCTGTTAAAGTGAAAGTTAATTGAACAGATAACTGTTTCGGCATAATACCTAAGAATCATTTTCTGTTGATAGGATTAGTAAATACATGACAAATATGACTGAGATAGCTTTTTTAGGACAGCATTCCATCAAAatcaagtgcttttttttttacatataccTACCATAGTAATACTAGCCAAAGTTACTAGGTTAACGTAGGTCTTATGGTGAAATCTCCTAATGTGAGCAGTCTGCCTCTAGAAACCAAATTAGTTGGGTCCACAAGGCATTGCTTCACATTTAGGTGATGAATGGCTCTGAGCTGGAAACACAGTTGGATAAATTAGAGCTAAGTACATGAGTACTAGTGCAGTCATATCCTAATTCATGTTTGTCTCAAAATGACATTGCCTTTCCTCTAggtaaagcaacaacaacaacaatgatgcCTTCTCTTTTTCTATAGGTCTTTTATCTTTTGGAGTAAAAGAGTCTGCTTGGGTGAATAAGTTCTTCACAGCTATTAATATCCTGGTTCTTCTCTTTGTCATGGTTGCGGGTTTTGTGAAAGGCAATGTGGAAAACTGGAAGATCAGTGAGGAATTTCTCAAAAATATATCAGCAAGTGCCAGGTACAATATatagctatctctctctctgtctctctctctctctctctctctctctctctctctctctctcacacacacacacacacacacacacacacacacacacacaaagcttggGAAATGTTGTTTGGTCTTTTCAGTTGTTTTCTTAGCGAATTGTGAAGAGTTTCATTTGTCTTACTTTCTATTTCATGAGCTGAAAAATAGATTGTTCTAGGAAAAATGAATAGGAAATTTCTTGTGTTGTCATAGACCCTAGCTCATATGTGGAGTGTCTGCTGTCATATCTTACCTGCTTCTGGCTTTCAGTCAGCACAGataggtggtgcacacttgtacttccagcactcaggaggctgaggcaagagatttGACATGAGTACGTGACTAGCCTGAACTACATTGCAAGTTCCAGACTAACTtgtctcaaatacacacacacaagcacactttattttttatttttttattattattattttggtttttcaaggtatggtctcactttagctcaggctgagctggaattcaccatgtagtctcagagtggccttgaactcacagtgattctcctaactctgcctcccagatgctgggattaaaggcacatgccagtacacctggaaaatttttatttttaaatgtggtcCAGTTAGCATTGGTTACTGATAAGCCTGTAGGTGGGTGTCAGTGGCCAGTCTTTTTAGGGTGTAGCTTGAGATGCATTTCAAGGAATGCAGGTTTCTATGAAAATGTCTTTGAATGTGTTTGTTCTCTTCCTTAGAGAGCCACCTTCTGAAAATGGAACAAGCATCTATGGGGCTGGTGGCTTCATGCCCTACGGCTTTGCAGGAACCTTGGCTGGTGCTGCAACTTGCTTTTATGCCTTTGTGGGCTTTGATTGCATTGCAACAACTGGTAAGAACAGTGTCTCAACAGTAGGTCAAAGCAGAAGGTTCCACTGCTCTGGGTAACTGAAAAGGGTCAAGGAATCAGGGTGAGACTTGGAGTAGCACAACCACTAGTTACCGACCCATCTGAGACACCTGCTTTGTATGATATGAAAGACTTGGTGAAACTTTCTgagcttttgtttctttcctggtATAACTGGGAGAGCACCTATGATAACACATCTGAGAGGTACTTTGCAGATACCTGCTGTCAAGTACTGGATCatcggttaaaggcacttgcttagaaagcctaattgcccgggttcaattccccagtgtatatgtaaagccagatgcacaaagtggtgcatgcatttggagtttgtttccagtgttgagaggccctagtgtgtctatTATTTCTTCAcacacactctgtgtgtgtgtgtgtgtgtgtgtgtgtgtatgtatgtgtgtgtatgtgtgtgtgtgtgtgtgtgtgtgtatcctcactctctctgcttgcaaataaataggtaaataaataaatatatttaaaaaataaatgcaatcaCAATTATTACCCTTTGATCTGGAAGTCCTGTCACTTTCCAGGTAACCATCTTTTGACTAAAGAGTCAAACAAAATATTGCACCAATTCAGCTGTCATTGTGTCCTGAATGACAGAGGACTTGTTCCAGAATCACTCTTTCAGTGCTTTCTCTGGATTCTTACCATCACATTGCCCTATAACTGACTTTGTTTGGCTTCAAGTGTCAGTATTCTATGATGGATATTCAAGATTTCTTAAACAAAAACTTGAGTTCTATATAAATAGATGGAAGAAGTTTACTTGAAGCCTTTCTGTTTAGCAGCCTACTGAATGCTAAGACAGTCGTTTTCTCTCACCATGTGTTGACTCCCTAGTGGATGACGATCCCTTAGGAGTACTCATAGGTCTTGTTTCCCCCTGCAAGTTGACATGCATGACTTCTCCTTCTCTTTGCCCCTTGGGACTAGGATTTTTATGTTAATAGCAGagtacttttaaaaagagaaaggaaagttcaTGTATGACAGAGAGATCAAGCTAAGAAAAGCAGAATGGACAAAAAGAGGGTGGAGTTACCATAGGAGGAGGGCTGCTCCACTTTGAGTTCTTAACCTGTTGACAAGTTACTAACCTtcacatcttttctttctatttcctcagGTGAAGAAGTCCGGAATCCCCAGAAAGCTATTCCTATTGGAATAGTGACTTCCTTACTCGTGTGCTTTATGGCCTATTTTGGGGTTTCTGCAGCTTTGACACTAATGATGCCATACTATCGCCTCGATGAGAAGAGTCCCCTTCCTGTAGCCTTTGAGTATGTCGGATGGGGCCCTGCCAAATACGTTGTTGCAGCAGGTTCCCTGTGTGCGCTGTCAACAAGGTACACTACCTGCCTTTGGGACTGGGGCTGTTTGGCTTTCTGCTATGTGTAGTTAGCAACATTTGTTTTTGTGGGATGTGggcatagctcagtagtagaacacTAGCATTGGGTAGGCCCTGGTTTTGATCCTTATATCTGCCACATCAAGATTGGTTAGGATACTTTTCAAATATCCTAACATGAGCACCATGTTACTCACTGAATAGTTTGCCCAGAATCGCTGTATAAAAATCTTGAATGATAAAAACCTTTCCCTTACAACGTCAGTTTTTCAAGATAATGTTGCTCCAAGCTGCGATAGAAAAGACAGCAGACTTGGCACACACAAAAGTATCAGTCATGCGTGTTTCATAAACCCTTGGGGTGATTCTGTGGCTTGGGTTTTATTTGTGCTGCTCCAGCCAGTGGAATTGTATACAGACATCACAATTTCTACTGTCCTTTATAAAGTAATATTGTGTTTGTAAACAGACACCATAGGCTGTGTcagtttaaaatataaacaagaaacaCTTAAAAACTATTTCCAGTGAAGTTGTTCAAGAACCAgaatttaccattctcaaataatgCTAGAAATTCTTTTTGTGAAAAAGATATTTGATCTCAGATCTTCATATTATCAGTAGTGGCTTATTTTAACATGTTACCACTAATATGTTTAGATAACATATGGTTAAGTctgaaaactagaaaaagaaatcttttaatATAATTCGTCAGTTTTATTTTCTAGCCAAGGTACTATTAAGTGGGTTTAGAAATTACCTCTTCGGATTTCTTAACAATCTGCTCTTGCTGTGGTTTGGTTTTTAGAAATTCAAGTAGTTTCAAGTGTAAAATGTAAAGACACTGTGCCTGCCTCCTCAGTCTAGAGAGGTGATTAGGACTCCCCCTCTGGCAAACCTCAACTCAGCTTTACTAAAAGATAAACAAAGGACAAGGGCTTGCTGTGTAGACTTTTTGGCCTGTTTCTCACTCTTCCGCCCAGACTGGCTTCACATTCATAGcagtcctgcctcagtctcttgagtactgagattacaggtatggcCTACCATGATCAGATTCCCCCCacgccaccaaaaaaaaaaaaaaaaaaaggagatttttaaaacaatattttactttttttcttaaatggttATTTTTTCACAATTAAGTCATGTGGGATGGTATAACCAATAAAAACTAGTCATTGAAATTATCTTAAGAAAAATTGTGTGCTAAATCTCACTAACTTTTAATCATGGTAACTGCTATATGTTAAATCTATagtaagttaattttttattgtttccttACATATTTTTTGTTCGTTACATATATCAAACATCAAGCTATGTGATATTGCTTTATGATAtgataatataaaaatacataattatcAAATGAATAAGGTGACTTATTAGGAtattaattacatttatttaggattttttctGAGTTATTAACTCTTAATATGTTTTGATTCAGCAACAATCATGGGTACACACAAATGGCTTAGAATACTGGTTTTGGCTGTATAATTTTGCTGGGCAGATATCTGAATTAGAATCATGAGCCCCGTGCTCACTGTCAGCAGAGCTTTCTTAATGCCCAATCACAGTGCCTTTTAAAATAATGCGAATCCATAATTGCAGCTGTCATGCTGAGTTCTATACAATTACTTTGTTTCAATTCTGGTGTAATCTTGCATGAATGTGTTTGCCATACTGCATGTCTTTGCTTTCTACTCAGTCTTCTTGGATCCATTTTCCCAATGCCTCGTGTAATCTATGCTATGGCGGAGGATGGGTTGCTTTTCAAATGTCTAGCTCAAATCAATTCCAAAACGAAGACACCAGTAATTGCTACTTTGTCATCGGGTGCAGTGGCAGGTGAGAGAGAGTTGACTTTTATTAAGAAAAGGGGGATCTTTTCATCAAGAACACTGGAAAATATGAAAAGTTAGGtgctttttctattttgattgaTATGATGTTCAGGAACTCTTTCATGACTTtgctactttgatttttttttttttattctaacaTTAGTGTGTGTGATCTTTACCTATGTATAGAGCTTTGCAGAATAATACGGAACTCACATGT carries:
- the LOC123453786 gene encoding LOW QUALITY PROTEIN: arginine/serine-rich coiled-coil protein 2-like (The sequence of the model RefSeq protein was modified relative to this genomic sequence to represent the inferred CDS: substituted 1 base at 1 genomic stop codon) translates to MAATDTERDGLAPEKTSPDREKNKEQSDVSISPRASKHHYSRSRSRSREKKRKSDNEGRKHRSRSRSKERARRHESKDKSSKRHRSEEHNDTEHFSDKGRERLNSSENGEDRHKRKERKSSRGRSHSRSRSRERHHHSRSREQKKSRSRSRERKKSRSRSRDRKKSRSRSRERKRGIRSRSRSRSRHRHRTRSRSRTRSRSGDRKKRIEKPRRFSRSLSRTPSPPPFRGRNTAMNAQEALARRLEREKKLQEQREKEMVEKQKQQEMAAAAAATGGSVLNVAALLASGTQVTPQIAMAAQMAALQAKALAETGIAVPSYYNPAAVNPMKFAEQEKKRKMLWQGKKEGNKSQSAEIWEKLNFGNKDQNVKFRKLMGIKSKDEAGCSSVDEESYKTLKQQEEIFRNLDAQYEMARSQTHTQRGMGXGFTSSMRGMDAV